From a region of the Fusobacterium sp. FSA-380-WT-3A genome:
- a CDS encoding SUKH-3 domain-containing protein, translated as MIKNPVKITGSLQEKVKKLLECAGWYEGRSVDISIVEKHYQKYGLEMMKTTKRFYKKYFGLCSEWYFTDRNIKRKNYFEFGLFPYLQNGIKDNLEEAVFRDMITRGKEEIEKIAGQNCQPLGVIGYIYPAEVWISEYGKLYAQYEYRDNILCFDNIYFLIEEDLKKIDIEYVTMRTLEILDK; from the coding sequence ATGATAAAAAATCCAGTTAAAATAACAGGTTCTTTGCAAGAAAAAGTAAAAAAATTACTAGAGTGTGCTGGTTGGTATGAGGGAAGAAGTGTTGATATTTCTATAGTGGAAAAACATTATCAGAAATATGGATTAGAAATGATGAAAACTACTAAGAGATTTTATAAAAAATATTTTGGATTATGTAGTGAATGGTATTTTACAGATAGAAATATAAAAAGAAAAAATTATTTTGAATTTGGACTTTTTCCCTATCTTCAAAATGGTATAAAGGATAATTTAGAAGAAGCAGTTTTTAGGGATATGATAACTAGAGGAAAAGAAGAGATAGAAAAAATAGCTGGACAAAATTGCCAACCTCTTGGAGTTATAGGATATATTTATCCAGCAGAAGTATGGATTTCAGAATATGGAAAACTATATGCACAATATGAATATAGAGATAATATTCTTTGTTTTGATAATATTTATTTTTTGATTGAAGAAGATTTAAAAAAAATAGATATAGAATATGTAACTATGAGGACTTTAGAAATTTTAGATAAATAA
- a CDS encoding DUF4274 domain-containing protein → MLKVEDILREDFDWENIEIDEDEFDELENELIIDYLKKNSPETRQLLAIDWNFDNSKEVIKWIAEQPDTDKGTALFLYWYMNPQDFKQYENREDCKKKDSWLLEDYDIIETLEKNYISGFYKNQKYAFDPKSDPYNSGYDWTGEVDEDEMKAKIPEEMYIALEGEVLESPGWGEGIPDEIIPILDKLYEALDED, encoded by the coding sequence ATGTTAAAAGTAGAAGATATTTTAAGAGAAGATTTTGATTGGGAAAACATAGAAATTGATGAAGATGAATTTGATGAGTTAGAAAACGAATTGATTATAGACTACTTAAAGAAAAACTCTCCAGAGACAAGACAACTTTTAGCAATAGATTGGAACTTTGATAATTCTAAAGAAGTTATTAAATGGATAGCAGAACAACCTGATACTGACAAAGGAACAGCTCTATTTTTATATTGGTATATGAACCCTCAAGATTTTAAACAATATGAAAATAGAGAGGATTGTAAAAAGAAAGATTCTTGGCTTTTGGAAGATTATGATATTATTGAAACTCTTGAGAAAAATTATATTTCAGGATTTTATAAAAATCAAAAATATGCTTTTGACCCTAAGAGTGACCCATATAATTCTGGATATGATTGGACAGGAGAAGTTGATGAAGATGAGATGAAAGCTAAGATACCTGAAGAGATGTATATAGCTTTAGAGGGAGAAGTTTTAGAAAGTCCAGGTTGGGGAGAGGGAATACCTGATGAAATTATACCTATTTTGGACAAACTTTATGAAGCTTTAGATGAAGATTAG
- a CDS encoding DUF4299 family protein — translation MSISFFIKNLKDKESITIEKVLEIGENISQYTLDEADENIEKFLDEKLESFECILLGEEGKSARGFEISYNNKNKYYGIRVFTPCSIGDWEVVFDFVEKLGKFLENNKIVNEHGEEYTLETIRDYPYIEDIEYGIQSIEDNLKEKGSEISKIYGIYRPISFNNELLESIKNSEKPIETFSKIITEIQYIDAFSANQRFYKNNNEEIFGAYTLTESVRIILPFKPSVEYENFDIVKNEDVKFWRLIFVIINGNPDDENSYEMLGDVDYTKFIESLPKDKYSFIDGEYILVEPLEKNEIEKLYKLLGE, via the coding sequence ATGAGTATAAGTTTTTTTATAAAAAATTTGAAGGATAAAGAAAGTATAACTATAGAAAAAGTTTTGGAAATAGGAGAAAATATTTCACAATATACTTTAGATGAAGCTGATGAAAATATAGAAAAATTTTTAGATGAAAAATTAGAAAGTTTTGAATGTATTCTTCTTGGAGAAGAAGGAAAAAGTGCTAGAGGTTTTGAGATTTCATATAATAATAAAAATAAATATTATGGAATAAGGGTTTTTACCCCTTGTAGTATTGGAGATTGGGAAGTAGTATTTGATTTTGTTGAAAAGTTAGGAAAATTTTTAGAAAATAACAAAATAGTGAATGAGCATGGAGAAGAATATACTTTAGAAACTATTAGAGATTATCCATATATTGAAGATATAGAGTATGGAATACAAAGTATAGAAGATAATCTTAAAGAAAAAGGAAGTGAAATTTCAAAAATTTATGGAATATATAGACCTATTTCTTTTAATAATGAGTTATTAGAAAGTATAAAAAATTCTGAAAAACCCATAGAAACTTTTAGTAAAATTATAACAGAAATTCAATATATAGATGCTTTCTCTGCTAATCAACGATTTTATAAAAATAATAATGAAGAGATATTTGGAGCTTATACTTTAACTGAAAGTGTAAGAATAATATTACCTTTTAAACCAAGTGTTGAATATGAGAACTTTGATATAGTAAAAAATGAAGATGTAAAATTTTGGAGATTAATTTTTGTAATTATAAATGGAAATCCAGATGATGAAAATTCTTATGAAATGCTTGGTGATGTAGATTATACTAAGTTTATTGAAAGTTTACCTAAGGATAAGTACTCATTTATAGATGGAGAATATATTTTAGTAGAGCCATTAGAAAAAAACGAGATAGAGAAACTTTATAAATTATTAGGAGAATAA
- a CDS encoding DUF5713 family protein — protein sequence MTKKLNSDFIYLKDMYNDDYYPRFLVDKVKDCIVEVVEFLEKEEYEDLEEVQEKLDEMTEKINDLQEEFDENDSEIETVARDSIGVTVGKILEYFDIDIDIEEAIRERDW from the coding sequence ATGACAAAAAAATTAAATTCTGATTTTATATATTTAAAAGATATGTATAATGATGATTACTACCCAAGATTTTTAGTAGATAAAGTAAAAGATTGTATAGTAGAAGTAGTTGAATTTTTAGAAAAAGAAGAGTATGAAGATTTAGAAGAAGTTCAAGAGAAACTTGATGAAATGACAGAAAAAATTAATGATTTACAAGAAGAGTTTGATGAAAACGATAGTGAGATAGAAACAGTAGCAAGAGATAGTATAGGAGTAACAGTAGGGAAAATACTTGAATATTTTGACATAGACATAGATATAGAAGAAGCTATAAGAGAAAGAGATTGGTAA
- a CDS encoding cysteine hydrolase family protein, whose amino-acid sequence MILLVVDTQKLLVNKNLYNFESFIENIKKLINIARENKKEIVYIIHDDGADSELTQGKIGFEIYEEFKSKDKEKIFIKTVNSAFKDTGLKEYLKDKNEKEIIVVGLQTDKCIDATIKSGFENNFKIYFTKETNSTVDNEYLSGEKTVKYYNNFIWNNRYGKLISMEEAINKLKS is encoded by the coding sequence ATGATTTTATTAGTGGTAGATACTCAAAAATTATTAGTAAATAAAAACTTATATAACTTTGAAAGTTTTATAGAAAATATAAAAAAATTGATAAATATAGCAAGAGAAAATAAAAAAGAAATTGTCTATATAATACATGATGATGGAGCAGATAGTGAACTTACTCAAGGAAAAATAGGTTTTGAAATTTATGAAGAATTTAAATCTAAAGACAAGGAAAAAATTTTTATAAAAACTGTGAATAGTGCATTTAAAGATACAGGGTTAAAAGAATATTTAAAGGATAAAAATGAAAAAGAAATAATAGTGGTAGGACTTCAAACTGATAAATGTATTGATGCTACAATTAAAAGTGGGTTTGAGAATAATTTTAAAATATATTTTACTAAAGAAACTAATTCAACAGTGGACAACGAGTATTTATCTGGAGAAAAAACAGTTAAATATTATAATAATTTTATTTGGAATAATAGATATGGAAAATTAATTTCTATGGAAGAAGCTATAAATAAATTAAAAAGTTAA
- a CDS encoding DUF4241 domain-containing protein → MSYDLMAFEISKAPKDREEFLKWYDEQTEWGEEHDYDDINVSSEKLQAFYKEMIKTFPPMDGEDSPNDEEMENNPELEDYLTDYCIGYDVIYLAFPWSKDEEAYNLMKKLCEKYQVGFFDVSGDGEIFYWDKGEENMQEVVNNNWQEMYERNKEKLRCKVDLESYFNEKKIGEMEVDILDIGEVNLPTGEILACDPLVDLMDARTFIQKVPVGKYPIKISVVLSKDYGDRYACVKVEFNKNKPIVYELAMTGVEENLDEAKEDEFYGFGVDAGMGCVVDKKTQEEYIKYWEKLEEEEEADNPFDDIFDDLLIENAKKYPKYQREYGDWVNWTIPNTELNIPIFASGWGDGYYPCYFGYDENGEICGFYIHFIDIEKEYSEEEEE, encoded by the coding sequence ATGAGTTATGATTTAATGGCATTTGAGATTTCAAAAGCACCAAAGGATAGAGAAGAATTTTTAAAATGGTATGATGAGCAGACAGAGTGGGGAGAAGAACATGATTATGATGATATAAATGTTTCATCAGAAAAACTTCAAGCTTTTTACAAAGAGATGATAAAAACTTTTCCTCCTATGGATGGGGAAGATAGCCCAAATGATGAAGAAATGGAAAATAATCCAGAATTAGAAGATTATTTAACAGATTATTGTATAGGTTATGATGTGATATACCTTGCATTTCCATGGAGTAAAGATGAAGAAGCATATAATTTAATGAAAAAACTTTGTGAAAAATATCAAGTGGGATTTTTTGATGTAAGTGGAGATGGAGAGATTTTTTATTGGGATAAAGGAGAAGAAAATATGCAAGAAGTTGTAAATAATAATTGGCAAGAGATGTATGAAAGAAATAAAGAAAAATTAAGATGCAAGGTTGATTTAGAAAGTTATTTTAATGAAAAGAAAATTGGAGAAATGGAAGTTGATATTTTAGATATTGGAGAGGTAAACTTACCTACTGGAGAAATTTTAGCTTGTGACCCATTGGTAGATTTAATGGACGCAAGAACATTTATTCAAAAAGTTCCTGTTGGAAAATATCCTATAAAAATATCAGTAGTTCTAAGTAAAGATTATGGAGATAGATATGCTTGTGTAAAAGTGGAATTCAATAAAAATAAACCAATAGTTTATGAATTAGCTATGACAGGAGTTGAAGAAAATTTAGATGAGGCTAAAGAAGATGAGTTTTATGGTTTTGGTGTAGATGCTGGAATGGGTTGTGTTGTAGATAAAAAAACTCAAGAGGAATATATAAAATATTGGGAAAAACTTGAAGAAGAGGAAGAAGCAGATAATCCATTTGATGATATATTTGATGATTTATTGATAGAAAATGCTAAGAAATATCCTAAATATCAAAGAGAGTATGGAGATTGGGTAAATTGGACAATTCCTAATACAGAGTTAAATATTCCAATTTTTGCATCAGGTTGGGGAGATGGATATTATCCATGTTATTTTGGATATGATGAAAATGGAGAAATTTGTGGATTTTATATCCATTTTATAGATATTGAAAAAGAATATTCTGAAGAAGAGGAAGAGTAA
- a CDS encoding macro domain-containing protein: MKYKIIQDDVFNHKDCYYAHCISRDYALGAGIAVEFNRRYNMKKILIELSKEKPETLKEKCIEVDNVFNLITKDRYWQIPSYKSLEESLIEMREKISENKNIKRLVMPKIGCGLDRLSWDKVEPMIKDIFKDLDIEIVVCYL; encoded by the coding sequence ATGAAATATAAAATAATTCAAGATGATGTGTTTAATCATAAAGATTGTTATTATGCTCATTGCATAAGTAGAGATTATGCACTTGGAGCTGGAATAGCTGTTGAATTTAATAGAAGATATAATATGAAAAAAATTCTAATAGAACTTTCTAAAGAAAAACCAGAAACTTTAAAAGAAAAATGTATTGAAGTAGATAATGTATTTAATTTAATAACTAAAGATAGATATTGGCAAATACCTAGTTATAAATCTTTAGAAGAATCATTAATAGAAATGAGAGAAAAAATATCTGAAAACAAAAATATAAAAAGATTGGTTATGCCTAAAATAGGTTGTGGACTTGATAGATTATCATGGGATAAAGTTGAACCTATGATAAAAGATATTTTTAAAGATTTAGATATTGAAATAGTGGTGTGTTATTTATAA
- a CDS encoding immunity 51 family protein: MNKEFEEKIKPFFWVEHDNSYSVCLTVGEYLQEVFDTREEEGFEGNGYDWASLAKVFLDEKCPELQEKVDFDPEGSMFVAYSEDKDSLIEFICKFKESCENREEILDLFSRAELD, translated from the coding sequence ATGAATAAAGAATTTGAAGAAAAAATAAAACCATTTTTTTGGGTAGAACATGATAATTCATATTCAGTTTGTTTAACAGTAGGGGAATATTTACAAGAAGTATTTGATACTCGTGAAGAAGAGGGATTTGAAGGAAATGGATATGATTGGGCTAGTTTAGCAAAAGTATTTTTAGATGAAAAATGTCCAGAGTTACAAGAGAAGGTTGATTTTGACCCAGAGGGAAGTATGTTTGTAGCATATTCAGAAGATAAAGATTCTTTAATTGAATTTATTTGTAAATTTAAAGAAAGTTGTGAAAATAGAGAGGAGATTTTAGATTTATTTAGTAGAGCAGAATTAGATTAG
- a CDS encoding DUF4253 domain-containing protein: protein MVEMSELAKEFVEFFDCEYEYFPKNTYEEILEKFEKYVEEGKEKGYFPVIVTVDETLLESFSFNISDDEEFNIEDVREYRKRYISSIYSEGGENILSDLINRRKDEAEDDEMDWEEEILGEFEDSGEDKLNSPIGFLDYRTEKPVELFIVKVPVKNPWEIFAWLPMGNWNECPTTSEHMAVSRYWFEKYRAIPISMTHDVLEYRVEKVIKTEKEAMEVAEEMYGYCPDVDQSYDTLGLLAGSLVDSSVWYFWWD from the coding sequence ATGGTAGAAATGAGTGAATTAGCAAAGGAATTTGTGGAGTTTTTTGACTGTGAATATGAATATTTTCCTAAAAATACCTATGAAGAAATATTGGAAAAGTTTGAAAAATATGTAGAGGAGGGAAAAGAAAAAGGATATTTCCCTGTTATTGTAACAGTAGATGAGACACTTTTAGAAAGTTTTTCTTTTAATATATCAGATGATGAAGAATTTAATATAGAAGATGTAAGAGAATATAGGAAAAGATATATTTCTTCTATTTATTCAGAGGGTGGAGAAAATATATTGAGTGATTTAATAAATAGAAGAAAAGATGAAGCTGAAGATGACGAAATGGATTGGGAAGAGGAAATATTAGGAGAGTTTGAAGATAGTGGAGAGGATAAACTTAACTCTCCAATAGGATTTTTAGATTATAGAACAGAAAAACCTGTTGAATTATTTATAGTAAAAGTTCCTGTAAAAAATCCTTGGGAGATTTTTGCTTGGTTACCAATGGGAAATTGGAATGAGTGTCCTACTACATCAGAACATATGGCAGTATCAAGATATTGGTTTGAAAAATATAGAGCTATACCAATTAGTATGACTCATGATGTATTGGAATATAGAGTGGAAAAAGTTATAAAAACAGAAAAAGAAGCTATGGAAGTGGCAGAAGAGATGTATGGATATTGTCCTGATGTAGACCAAAGTTATGACACTCTTGGATTATTAGCTGGTAGTTTAGTAGATTCTAGTGTTTGGTATTTCTGGTGGGATTAG
- a CDS encoding YwqG family protein: MLDKKELEPLKRNAIVINYDEENNEKVPKGSSKIGGKPDLPKDFQWYYYNGEDYKKRVANRPLSFLMQINCEEVHKYDKESLLPEKGILYFFYELLTMTWGFSPNDRGSARVFYYDGEIEDLVSTDFPEDMEKDCIIPEAKIDFESMNDYPIDFLDYYDDEDSDEEMERKEKEFEKDLDELGYKTDTTKLLGHPELIQGEYFEECEGVARKNLYYGSAPIKYGDLKDEIIENAKDWILLMQMSEFEFEDYGLYFGDSGKIYFNIRKEDLKNRNFDNVWLILQCY; the protein is encoded by the coding sequence ATGCTAGATAAAAAAGAATTAGAACCTTTAAAAAGAAATGCAATAGTAATAAATTATGATGAAGAAAATAATGAAAAAGTCCCTAAAGGAAGTTCAAAAATTGGGGGAAAACCTGATTTACCAAAAGATTTTCAATGGTATTACTACAATGGAGAAGATTATAAAAAAAGAGTTGCAAATAGACCACTTTCATTTTTAATGCAAATTAATTGTGAAGAGGTACATAAATATGATAAAGAAAGTCTTTTGCCAGAAAAGGGAATACTATATTTCTTCTATGAGTTGCTGACTATGACTTGGGGATTTTCTCCTAATGATAGGGGAAGTGCAAGAGTTTTCTATTATGATGGAGAGATAGAAGATTTAGTGTCTACTGATTTTCCAGAGGATATGGAAAAAGATTGTATAATTCCTGAAGCTAAAATAGATTTTGAAAGTATGAATGATTATCCTATTGACTTTTTAGATTACTATGATGATGAAGATAGTGATGAGGAAATGGAAAGAAAAGAGAAAGAGTTTGAAAAAGATTTAGATGAGTTAGGATATAAAACTGATACCACAAAACTTTTAGGACACCCAGAACTTATCCAAGGAGAGTATTTTGAAGAGTGTGAGGGAGTTGCTAGGAAAAATCTTTATTATGGCTCTGCACCTATAAAATATGGAGATTTAAAAGATGAGATAATAGAAAATGCTAAGGATTGGATATTACTTATGCAAATGAGTGAGTTTGAATTTGAAGATTATGGATTGTATTTTGGAGATAGTGGAAAGATATATTTTAATATTAGAAAAGAGGATTTAAAAAATAGAAACTTTGATAATGTATGGCTAATTCTTCAATGTTACTAG
- a CDS encoding WGR domain-containing protein → MKRAFEFIDEKSQKFWWIETSENKFVVNYGKIDTIGKYEIKEWDSVEECEKQATKLINSKIRKGYEEIKSFDFENHYYFDDIEYDIDFLTSHPNFREHFTDEQLYCNCGDEETPFGSDTGNDVLHIIEEKIRKNKNFNFTDFPKYLIEKEWGIEYFEPISIINEKAFAEELKIKDKGLSREAIINESDEVVIATAFAQIKITGKIDEELKEKALLSLKRMELIAKICGYGESEINKQLYSDLESFTNRENIKVPTYLRNNIKDYEEKTFSTMTVVSSSGNDLLELWYCGELFEVKGEKVKYIGNIDNIPIKIVAIDRDTKEEIIIFDEGYHGYNSMFCDEYSEEQLENRSLKKYDISPSKLILELGYSIDYEDEKEEFINEDNKTVTLINGDIISWEDVKVNGYDFLRLSYINDNGEKISIAEYELA, encoded by the coding sequence ATGAAAAGAGCCTTTGAATTTATTGATGAAAAATCTCAAAAATTTTGGTGGATAGAAACATCAGAAAATAAATTTGTAGTCAACTATGGAAAGATAGATACCATAGGAAAATATGAGATTAAAGAGTGGGATAGTGTAGAAGAATGTGAAAAACAAGCTACAAAACTTATTAACTCTAAAATAAGAAAAGGTTATGAAGAGATTAAAAGTTTTGATTTTGAAAATCACTACTATTTTGATGATATAGAATATGATATTGATTTTCTTACTTCACACCCTAATTTTAGAGAACATTTTACTGATGAACAACTTTATTGTAACTGTGGAGATGAGGAAACACCTTTTGGAAGTGATACAGGAAATGATGTACTTCATATAATAGAGGAGAAAATAAGAAAAAATAAAAATTTTAATTTTACAGATTTTCCAAAATATTTAATAGAAAAAGAATGGGGAATAGAGTATTTTGAACCTATATCTATAATTAATGAGAAAGCTTTTGCAGAGGAATTAAAAATAAAAGATAAAGGATTGAGTAGAGAAGCCATAATTAATGAAAGTGATGAAGTAGTAATAGCTACAGCTTTTGCACAGATAAAAATTACAGGTAAGATAGATGAAGAGTTAAAAGAAAAGGCTTTATTATCTTTAAAAAGAATGGAATTAATAGCTAAAATATGTGGTTATGGAGAATCTGAAATTAATAAACAGCTTTATAGTGATTTAGAGAGTTTTACAAATAGAGAAAATATAAAAGTTCCTACATATCTAAGAAATAATATTAAAGATTATGAAGAAAAAACTTTTAGTACCATGACAGTTGTTTCATCATCTGGAAATGATTTATTAGAATTATGGTATTGTGGAGAATTATTTGAAGTAAAAGGAGAAAAAGTAAAATATATAGGAAATATAGATAACATTCCAATTAAAATAGTAGCAATAGATAGGGATACTAAAGAAGAGATAATAATTTTTGATGAAGGTTATCATGGATATAATAGTATGTTTTGTGATGAATATAGTGAAGAACAGTTAGAAAATCGTTCTTTGAAAAAATATGATATTTCTCCTTCAAAACTAATATTAGAACTTGGATATAGCATTGATTATGAAGATGAAAAAGAAGAATTTATAAATGAAGATAACAAAACAGTAACTCTTATTAATGGGGATATAATCTCTTGGGAAGATGTGAAAGTAAATGGATATGATTTTTTAAGGCTTTCCTATATTAATGATAATGGAGAGAAGATTTCTATTGCTGAATATGAATTAGCTTAA